One genomic region from Quercus robur chromosome 4, dhQueRobu3.1, whole genome shotgun sequence encodes:
- the LOC126721228 gene encoding uncharacterized protein LOC126721228 → MANSHRRFNHLRTLEVDGVVFEEESEITDQVVQFYKNLYKEIEGWRPFVEGLEFGRIGEMEMVWLERKFEREEILQVVSDLEGDKAPGPDGFTMVFYHHCWRVVEKDVLAVFEEFFQHYQLISETQNSFVGGRQILDSVLIANECVDSRGKSRVPGVICKLDIEKIYDHVNWEALLYLLNRIGFGVKWCKWICTCISTIQFSVLINGSPADFFGSSRGLRQRDLLSPTLFLIMMKVFSRMLRRVEGAGLICDFKVEGRRGGGECVSHLLFADDTILFCDADMEQILHIRLLLLCFKVVTGLKVNVHKSEMVPIGEVDDVHALAEILGCRVGTLPMSYLGMPLGASHNSPSIWNLILEKIE, encoded by the exons ATGGCTAATTCCCATAGAAGGTTTAATCATCTGAGGACCTTGGAGGTGGATGGGGTGGTTTTTGAGGAGGAATCCGAGATAACTGATCAGGTAgtacaattttataaaaatttgtacaaGGAGATTGAGGGGTGGAGGCCTTTTGTGGAGGGTTTGGAATTTGGTCGTATTGGGGAAATGGAGATGGTTTGGCTTGAAAGGaagtttgagagagaggagataCTTCAAGTTGTAAGTGACTTGGAAGGAGACAAAGCTCCAGGTCCGGATGGGTTTACCATGGTGTTTTATCATCATTGTTGGAGAGTAGTGGAGAAAGACGTCTTAGCGGTTTTTGAAGAGTTTTTTCAACATT ATCAGTTGATTTCTGAGACTCAGAATAGCTTTGTGGGTGGGAGACAAATCCTTGACTCGGTTCTTATTGCAAATGAGTGTGTGGATAGCCGAGGGAAGAGTAGGGTTCCTGGAGTCATTTGTAAACTTGACATTGAGAAAATCtacgatcatgtgaattgggaggctTTGCTGTATTTGTTGAATAGAATAGGTTTTGGAGTGAAGTGGTGTAAGTGGATCTGTACTTGTATATCCACAATTCAGTTCTCTGTTTTGATTAATGGGTCTCCAGCTGATTTTTTTGGTAGTTCAAGGGGTTTAAGACAAAGGGATCTGCTATCTCCTACGTTGTTTTTGATTATGATGAAGGTGTTTAGTAGGATGTTGAGAAGAGTGGAGGGAGCTGGCTTGATCTGTGATTTTAAAGTTGAGGGTAGGAGGGGTGGTGGGGAATGTGTTTCACATTTATTGTTTGCAGATGATACTATCCTATTTTGTGATGCAGATATGGAGCAAATTCTTCATATTCGGTTGTTGTTACTTTGTTTTAAAGTGGTAACAGGTTTGAAGGTCAATGTGCATAAGAGTGAAATGGTTCCAATAGGGGAGGTTGATGATGTGCATGCCCTGGCTGAAATTTTGGGTTGCAGAGTTGGAACTTTGCCTATGTCTTATCTTGGCATGCCATTGGGGGCTTCACATAATTCCCCTTCAATTTGGAAtcttattttggaaaaaattgagtga